The Deltaproteobacteria bacterium genome window below encodes:
- a CDS encoding VacJ family lipoprotein — protein sequence MPYPAPVPRPGVHATRVCLLALLAGLLLAGAAGAGPADTGPADTGTAGAAPETPALDEFDRELEAAAIPDPIERVNRGVFAGNRAVDRMVLDPVTRAYGRVVPDPIKRAIARVFDNLNQPVVIANDLLQLRPRRAGSATARFVLNSTFGFAGIFDPAREAGFPPHRSDFGQTLGRHGVGPGVYLVIPLLGPSSARDAVGTLVDLALRPDTWLLPIPPRLLLGGTWGISEREEHLEALDALEQSSVDFYAAIRSAYWMSREAFVRESHPAPATGAAPAPPDLATAP from the coding sequence TTGCCCTACCCTGCGCCCGTGCCGCGTCCCGGGGTGCATGCGACGAGGGTGTGCCTGCTCGCGCTGCTCGCCGGCCTCCTGCTGGCGGGCGCGGCCGGCGCCGGGCCGGCCGACACCGGGCCGGCCGACACCGGGACGGCGGGGGCCGCGCCCGAGACCCCAGCGCTCGACGAGTTCGACCGGGAGCTCGAGGCCGCCGCGATCCCGGATCCGATCGAGCGGGTGAACCGCGGGGTCTTCGCCGGCAACCGCGCCGTCGACCGGATGGTGCTCGACCCGGTGACGCGCGCCTACGGCCGGGTCGTGCCCGATCCGATCAAGCGCGCGATCGCGCGCGTGTTCGACAACCTGAACCAGCCCGTGGTGATCGCCAACGACCTGCTCCAGCTCCGGCCGCGCCGGGCCGGCAGCGCGACGGCGCGCTTCGTGCTGAACAGCACCTTCGGGTTCGCCGGGATCTTCGACCCCGCCCGCGAGGCCGGCTTTCCGCCCCATCGCTCCGATTTCGGGCAGACGCTCGGCCGCCATGGGGTCGGGCCCGGCGTCTACCTCGTGATCCCGCTGCTCGGGCCGAGCAGCGCGCGGGACGCCGTCGGCACCCTCGTCGACCTCGCGTTGCGGCCCGACACCTGGCTCCTGCCGATTCCGCCGCGCCTGCTGCTCGGCGGCACCTGGGGGATCAGCGAGCGCGAGGAGCACCTCGAGGCGCTCGACGCGCTCGAGCAGTCGTCGGTCGACTTCTACGCCGCGATCCGCAGCGCGTACTGGATGAGCCGGGAGGCCTTCGTGCGCGAGAGCCACCCGGCGCCCGCGACCGGCGCCGCACCCGCGCCGCCCGATCTCGCGACGGCGCCCTGA